The Pseudobacteriovorax antillogorgiicola genome has a window encoding:
- the pckA gene encoding phosphoenolpyruvate carboxykinase (ATP) → MANVQDQLKDIGLDSLGITEAETIFYNLSYNELFQHETEYDGDDFGKGTLTSLGAVSVDTGRFTGRSPKDKYIVKHPDSENNVWWSGTGSDNHPISPDIWDKLKTNTLNRLNGKKLYVMDVFCGANEATRLSIRLVTEVAWKAHFAKNMFIRPTDEELKNFKPDWTILDSCKTGYDNHKEDGLRSEVYAAFNIEQRQTIIGGTWYGGEIKKGIFTMMNYFLPLKGIGSFHCSANHGKDGDTALFFGLSGTGKTTLSADPKRSLIGDDEHGWDKDGVFNFEGGCYAKCIDLSEENEPDIFHAIKRDALLENVVVKDDGSVDFHDTSKTQNTRVSYPIYHIDNIVKPVSKGQHPKNVIFLTCDAFGVLPPVAKLTPEQAQYQYLSGYTAKVAGTELGVKEPTATFSPCFGGPFLLLHPTKYGDILAAKMREHGANAYLVNTGWSGGGYGVGERMSLKVTRRIIDAIFDGSLEKAEYEPFPIFGFEIPKGIEGVPSGLLNPKSTWSDTGAYDEALEKLAKMFTDNFKKYTDNEAGKALVASGPKL, encoded by the coding sequence ATGGCGAATGTACAGGATCAACTCAAAGACATTGGATTAGATTCCTTAGGAATCACCGAGGCCGAAACAATTTTTTATAATCTTTCTTACAATGAGTTGTTCCAACACGAAACAGAGTATGATGGCGATGACTTCGGAAAGGGAACCCTTACATCCTTGGGTGCCGTTTCTGTCGACACGGGCCGCTTCACGGGGCGATCTCCAAAAGACAAGTATATTGTCAAGCATCCCGACTCTGAGAACAACGTGTGGTGGTCAGGCACTGGTTCTGATAACCACCCTATCTCTCCCGATATTTGGGATAAGCTTAAGACAAACACCCTCAATCGCTTGAACGGCAAGAAGCTTTACGTGATGGACGTATTTTGCGGAGCCAACGAAGCGACCCGTTTGTCCATTCGTTTGGTCACTGAAGTTGCATGGAAGGCACATTTTGCTAAAAATATGTTCATCCGTCCCACTGACGAGGAACTTAAGAACTTCAAACCCGACTGGACCATTCTTGATTCCTGCAAGACAGGCTACGATAACCATAAGGAAGACGGCCTAAGGTCTGAAGTCTATGCAGCTTTTAATATCGAGCAGCGACAGACCATCATTGGTGGAACTTGGTATGGTGGAGAGATCAAGAAGGGTATCTTCACAATGATGAACTACTTTCTACCACTCAAAGGAATCGGCTCGTTCCATTGCAGCGCGAACCACGGCAAAGATGGCGACACTGCCTTGTTCTTTGGGCTATCGGGAACAGGAAAAACTACCTTGTCGGCAGACCCTAAGCGATCACTGATCGGTGACGACGAGCACGGCTGGGACAAGGACGGGGTCTTCAACTTTGAAGGTGGTTGCTACGCGAAGTGCATCGACCTTTCCGAAGAGAACGAACCAGATATTTTTCATGCTATCAAACGTGATGCACTGCTTGAAAATGTGGTTGTGAAAGATGATGGCTCGGTAGATTTCCACGACACCTCGAAGACTCAGAACACTCGGGTTTCTTACCCAATTTATCATATCGATAACATTGTGAAGCCAGTGTCTAAGGGCCAGCACCCTAAGAATGTCATATTCCTTACTTGCGATGCTTTTGGTGTTCTACCGCCAGTTGCTAAACTCACTCCGGAGCAGGCACAATATCAGTACCTCAGTGGCTATACAGCGAAAGTTGCGGGTACAGAGCTAGGAGTGAAGGAGCCGACTGCTACATTTTCCCCGTGCTTCGGTGGTCCTTTCTTACTTTTACACCCCACGAAGTATGGCGATATTTTAGCAGCTAAGATGCGCGAGCACGGCGCCAATGCTTACCTCGTGAACACTGGCTGGAGTGGCGGTGGCTACGGCGTTGGTGAGCGGATGAGCCTGAAAGTAACTCGACGAATTATTGATGCAATCTTTGATGGTTCTCTAGAAAAAGCCGAGTACGAGCCATTCCCAATCTTTGGTTTCGAAATACCAAAAGGTATTGAGGGTGTGCCTTCAGGATTACTAAATCCTAAATCAACTTGGTCAGATACAGGTGCTTACGATGAGGCTTTAGAAAAGTTGGCGAAAATGTTCACCGACAACTTCAAAAAATACACCGATAACGAAGCCGGTAAAGCGCTTGTCGCTTCGGGCCCTAAGCTCTAG
- a CDS encoding fatty acid desaturase: MDAYWLLCLFVFVFAYLLNICYITVFYHRGLTHQALELPDGVRRFVVATGGWITGLDPKGWSCMHRLHHRYSDTPKDPHSPVHKGFFMIAYQQLLSYKAVLRGLIKRDPEYCNVVKDLDFEVSWMNRRGLWYLPYVLHGAIGLILTWQVGWLLGSAYFLGIMSHPVQGWMVNSMGHALGYRNFNTHDNSKNNTLVALLVAGEGYQNNHHRYPRAAKFSMRWWEVDWGYTMCLGLASLGVVKFDSSANLRDLDQPEPWDLVTNQVS; this comes from the coding sequence ATGGATGCCTACTGGTTACTTTGTCTTTTTGTATTCGTTTTTGCTTACCTGCTGAACATTTGTTACATCACCGTCTTCTATCATAGAGGCCTCACACACCAAGCTTTAGAGTTGCCTGATGGGGTGAGACGCTTTGTGGTGGCAACTGGCGGTTGGATCACTGGGCTTGATCCGAAGGGCTGGAGCTGCATGCACCGCCTGCACCATCGATATTCAGATACTCCCAAGGACCCTCATAGCCCTGTGCATAAGGGATTCTTTATGATCGCCTACCAACAGCTGCTCTCTTATAAGGCAGTTCTCAGGGGCTTGATCAAACGTGATCCTGAGTACTGCAACGTGGTAAAAGACTTAGACTTTGAAGTGAGTTGGATGAATCGTCGAGGACTTTGGTATCTGCCATACGTCCTCCATGGAGCCATCGGCTTGATCCTGACTTGGCAGGTAGGCTGGTTACTTGGATCAGCTTACTTTTTGGGAATTATGAGTCATCCTGTTCAGGGCTGGATGGTGAATTCCATGGGGCACGCTTTGGGGTATCGAAACTTCAACACCCACGATAATTCGAAGAATAATACTTTGGTCGCATTGCTGGTTGCAGGTGAAGGCTACCAGAACAATCACCATCGCTACCCCCGAGCTGCGAAGTTTTCCATGCGTTGGTGGGAAGTTGATTGGGGCTATACGATGTGTCTCGGTCTAGCGTCGCTCGGTGTTGTGAAATTTGACTCTTCGGCCAACCTTCGAGACCTTGATCAGCCTGAACCTTGGGATCTTGTAACAAACCAAGTCTCGTAA
- a CDS encoding urocanate hydratase, whose product MANRNIQHLTLGSDLPKAPEFESGIRRAPSRLYKLSQKDTKLALRNALRYLPQELHETMAPEFMAELKTYGRIYGYRFRPQGKIKAKSIDQYEGQCLAGKAFQLMIDNNLDFDIALYPYELVTYGETGQVCQNWMQYQLIKRYLQELRDDQTLVLYSGHPLGLFPSHPQAPRVMTTNALMVGMFDNPKDWHRAAAIGVANYGQMTAGGWMYIGPQGIVHGTYNTISIAGRLKLGIPQDQNLAGRLFVTSGLGGMSGAQGKAVEIAGAAGIIAEVDESRIQTRLDQGWVQKVTNEPKQAFAWADEAKKDGQGCAIAFHGNIVDLLQYAVEHNQKIDLLSDQTSCHAVYDGGYCPVGLSFDERTRLLAEDKDRFESLVNETLRLHFTAIKQLTERGTYFFDYGNAFMKAVFDAGVKEIARNGESEEDGFIWPSYVEDILGPELFDFGYGPFRWVCLSGKESDLEATDQAAAEVIKGLRSEPRYQDIDNYNWVKDAMKNRLVVGSQARILYQDAWGRRELALKFNDMVRKGEVGPIMLGRDHHDTGGTDSPYRETSNIKDGSNIMADMATQIFAGNAARGMSLVALHNGGGVGIGKSINGGFGLLLDGSTRTDDIIQTAMPWDVMGGVARRAWAGNPNSISTSETYNQQEGGHITLPFIADEHLIDKTVSDALAKP is encoded by the coding sequence ATGGCAAACCGCAACATTCAGCACCTTACACTGGGGAGTGACCTCCCCAAAGCACCAGAATTTGAATCTGGCATTCGAAGAGCGCCATCGCGACTCTATAAATTAAGTCAAAAAGACACAAAACTTGCTCTACGAAACGCACTTCGCTATCTGCCTCAGGAGCTTCACGAAACAATGGCTCCCGAGTTTATGGCTGAATTAAAAACTTACGGTCGCATTTACGGCTACCGCTTTCGGCCACAGGGCAAGATCAAGGCCAAGTCGATCGACCAGTACGAGGGTCAATGTCTCGCTGGCAAGGCGTTTCAATTGATGATCGACAACAACTTAGACTTCGACATCGCGCTTTATCCTTACGAGCTGGTAACCTATGGGGAAACTGGTCAGGTTTGTCAGAACTGGATGCAGTACCAGCTGATCAAACGCTACTTGCAAGAGTTGCGCGATGATCAAACCCTTGTCTTATACTCCGGCCATCCACTTGGTCTGTTCCCCAGCCATCCGCAGGCACCACGGGTGATGACAACCAATGCTCTGATGGTAGGAATGTTCGACAACCCAAAAGACTGGCATCGAGCCGCTGCCATAGGGGTAGCAAACTACGGCCAAATGACAGCTGGTGGCTGGATGTATATCGGCCCCCAGGGCATTGTTCACGGCACTTACAATACTATTAGCATTGCGGGCCGCCTAAAGCTTGGGATTCCCCAGGATCAAAACCTAGCAGGTCGACTTTTTGTCACCAGCGGTCTCGGCGGTATGAGTGGCGCACAAGGTAAGGCGGTGGAGATTGCTGGAGCTGCCGGCATCATCGCTGAAGTCGATGAATCTCGCATTCAAACTCGCCTTGACCAAGGCTGGGTGCAAAAAGTAACCAACGAACCAAAGCAAGCATTCGCTTGGGCTGATGAAGCCAAGAAGGACGGTCAAGGCTGTGCCATAGCATTTCATGGCAATATTGTTGACCTTCTTCAGTATGCGGTAGAGCACAATCAAAAAATTGACCTACTCTCGGATCAAACCAGCTGCCACGCTGTTTACGACGGTGGCTATTGCCCCGTTGGCCTTAGCTTCGACGAGCGGACGCGGCTTTTAGCCGAAGACAAGGACCGTTTTGAGTCTCTTGTGAATGAGACACTCCGCCTGCATTTTACAGCCATCAAACAACTCACGGAACGAGGCACCTACTTCTTTGATTACGGAAATGCTTTTATGAAAGCTGTTTTTGATGCTGGAGTTAAAGAAATCGCGCGAAATGGAGAGTCTGAGGAGGATGGCTTTATCTGGCCAAGCTATGTGGAAGATATTCTTGGCCCAGAACTGTTTGACTTCGGCTACGGACCTTTCCGATGGGTTTGCTTGAGTGGCAAAGAATCAGATCTTGAAGCAACCGACCAAGCAGCGGCTGAAGTCATCAAGGGTCTAAGGTCTGAGCCCCGATACCAAGACATAGACAACTATAACTGGGTGAAGGATGCGATGAAGAACAGGCTGGTGGTCGGCTCCCAAGCCCGCATCCTTTATCAAGATGCCTGGGGTCGACGGGAATTGGCATTGAAGTTCAACGACATGGTGCGGAAGGGCGAGGTAGGCCCCATCATGTTAGGTCGCGATCATCACGATACAGGCGGAACGGATTCTCCTTATAGGGAAACCTCCAACATCAAAGATGGCTCCAATATCATGGCAGATATGGCAACCCAGATCTTTGCTGGAAACGCGGCGCGAGGCATGAGTTTAGTCGCTCTCCATAACGGCGGTGGCGTTGGCATCGGTAAATCCATCAACGGTGGCTTCGGACTTCTGTTGGATGGCAGCACTCGTACCGATGATATTATCCAAACGGCTATGCCCTGGGACGTCATGGGTGGTGTGGCGAGACGAGCTTGGGCTGGCAACCCCAATTCCATAAGCACCAGTGAAACCTATAACCAGCAGGAGGGGGGTCACATCACGTTGCCTTTCATTGCTGATGAGCACCTCATTGACAAGACCGTGAGTGATGCCCTAGCAAAACCATAA
- a CDS encoding SAM-dependent methyltransferase produces MDKVIPKTLRRIETYQSSLYKSSVLSRFQKMTKGKLTLQIDGDDYNYTFGYGNRVKAQLRIKHLDFFQRLLKSGELGFGESYVDGYWESEDIVELIKWFLINYHQPDQGSSEPSLFLFLESVHKIQNFLHQSRYSSFDKNISFHYDLGANFFSYFLDESLTYSAAFFGSAPICLEEAQRLKNRRIGEQLKIEPGDEVLDLGCGWGSLTFYLALTYACHVTCVTISEEQFRYVDARVKELGLEDRVTPLLIDFRDVSGRFNHIVSVELTDSLVQGDLPIFFEVCDRVLKPRGRMVHQVLVGPESVTLDQSRGDWVHKYITPGSLTPSLSQVIQAANQKSEFHVVALHDMGLDYSKTFRIWRQKFIENQQIFESLGYDDRFLRTWEYFLSYAEAAYSMGAVSCAQITMNRLSDLRS; encoded by the coding sequence ATGGATAAAGTAATCCCCAAAACCTTACGAAGAATCGAGACCTATCAATCGTCTCTTTACAAAAGTAGCGTCTTGTCTCGGTTTCAGAAGATGACGAAAGGTAAGCTTACGCTTCAGATTGATGGCGACGATTATAACTATACGTTTGGCTACGGAAATCGGGTCAAAGCACAACTTCGTATCAAACACTTAGACTTTTTCCAAAGGCTATTAAAGTCAGGGGAGTTGGGGTTCGGAGAGTCCTACGTCGATGGTTACTGGGAGTCAGAGGACATCGTTGAACTCATCAAGTGGTTTTTGATCAATTATCACCAACCAGACCAAGGGTCTTCGGAACCATCGTTATTTCTATTTCTTGAAAGTGTCCATAAGATCCAAAATTTCTTGCATCAGAGTCGCTATAGCAGCTTCGACAAAAATATTAGCTTTCACTACGACCTTGGCGCCAATTTCTTTTCCTACTTCCTTGACGAATCCCTCACCTACTCCGCGGCTTTTTTTGGGTCTGCCCCGATTTGCTTAGAGGAGGCCCAAAGGCTTAAGAATCGTCGGATCGGAGAACAACTCAAGATTGAACCAGGGGATGAAGTCTTGGATTTAGGCTGTGGCTGGGGGTCTCTCACATTCTACCTAGCCTTGACTTATGCTTGCCATGTTACTTGCGTAACCATTTCAGAAGAACAGTTCCGATATGTCGACGCGAGAGTCAAAGAGCTAGGGCTCGAAGATCGGGTCACGCCTTTACTCATCGACTTTCGCGACGTCAGCGGTCGATTCAATCACATTGTATCCGTGGAGCTTACCGATTCATTGGTTCAGGGAGATTTGCCCATTTTCTTTGAAGTCTGTGACCGTGTGCTGAAACCCCGTGGTCGGATGGTCCACCAGGTATTGGTCGGCCCTGAATCTGTTACCCTCGACCAAAGCCGTGGAGACTGGGTCCACAAGTACATCACTCCTGGGTCCTTGACCCCCTCACTTTCTCAAGTCATCCAGGCCGCCAATCAAAAATCAGAATTTCATGTGGTAGCCCTCCATGATATGGGTCTTGACTACAGTAAAACCTTCAGGATCTGGCGCCAAAAATTTATTGAGAATCAGCAAATCTTTGAGAGTTTAGGATACGATGATCGTTTTCTGCGCACTTGGGAGTATTTTCTTTCCTATGCAGAGGCTGCCTACTCAATGGGAGCTGTGAGCTGTGCTCAGATTACGATGAACCGACTTTCCGATCTGCGAAGCTAG